The following proteins are encoded in a genomic region of Candidatus Zixiibacteriota bacterium:
- a CDS encoding MMPL family transporter encodes MRRYFEFVTKHPYPVLAVVALIAGVLGLYMFGLTRETHPDTFIPADHPALLAKLEVDHRFDLNEPLVVGIIRDAKHGIFTESTISLIRDLTVAIQKLPQIDSSDVMSLATESGVYFDEDGEPGFDLLLGDTPETRAGLDSLKNDILSYELYRGTLVAADGSAGAIIIAVDDDAQAEALYHRLSLLLDGFPTTDEQLIVTGEPAVRAYMGTAVSDDALRMNFVCPIVMALLIILAYRTLRGTVLPLCVIGGASAMALGLMSVFGVPVFIVTNGIFVIIMALGVADSLHLVGQYYEEQLAMRGRDTRTIVVDACMALWYPVLITSLTDIAGFLALYITGVMPPIRFFGLFTCFGVAGALIYSFTVIPAGLAILPLKSSGAFTSRASHAEGVAALDRLGRFMSVLGTLIHRRRKVVLVVGVALIGGAFLGSLKLVVNDSRLLAFKDDHPMVQATNAFNERFDGTNQLNIVLSSAEPRYMLEAQTLKKIARLEEFTEQLPFVGGTHSLVGWVKRAHQKMNRDDPDFFAIPDDPGVTGFYLDVLRAPSSPMSRLLSEVVDADYGSANLIVRMTSSEYVHQRETITALQGFIDSTFSDGALTIRLAGRANLDYHWLGLVRQTHIRSVLFSILCVLLLTGLMFRSMVAGLLCTFTVAVAVLVNYAVMGIGGIGLGVGTSMFASIAIGAGVNFPIHLLDRLRLEAGAHTDDDAGAIQRALAFTGRALFFTAFVVALGFLLLAVSEFSTLVRFGLLIAIAMLVSFVVSVTVLPAIVAVCRPRFVFQQKK; translated from the coding sequence ATGCGACGATACTTTGAGTTTGTAACCAAGCATCCTTACCCGGTCCTGGCCGTGGTGGCATTGATTGCTGGTGTGCTTGGGTTGTACATGTTCGGGCTAACGCGCGAGACGCATCCCGACACATTCATTCCAGCCGATCATCCCGCCTTACTCGCAAAATTGGAAGTCGATCACCGTTTTGATCTGAACGAGCCACTGGTGGTCGGCATCATCCGCGACGCCAAACATGGCATCTTTACCGAGTCGACGATATCGTTGATTCGTGACCTGACCGTGGCCATCCAAAAGTTGCCGCAGATAGATTCATCCGATGTCATGAGTCTGGCCACGGAATCCGGCGTCTACTTTGATGAGGATGGTGAACCGGGATTCGATCTACTACTGGGAGATACGCCGGAAACAAGAGCCGGGCTGGACTCTCTGAAAAACGACATCCTGTCATACGAATTGTATCGGGGGACGTTGGTGGCAGCTGACGGTTCCGCCGGCGCAATCATCATCGCAGTCGATGATGACGCCCAGGCTGAAGCGTTGTACCATCGTCTGAGTCTTCTCCTGGACGGTTTTCCAACGACCGATGAACAGCTGATCGTCACCGGTGAACCGGCAGTGCGGGCCTATATGGGCACCGCGGTGTCCGACGACGCGCTACGTATGAACTTCGTTTGTCCGATCGTGATGGCTCTTTTGATTATTCTGGCCTACCGAACGCTGCGTGGAACGGTTTTGCCGCTTTGTGTAATTGGCGGGGCGTCGGCTATGGCGCTGGGGTTGATGTCGGTGTTTGGCGTACCGGTCTTTATCGTCACCAATGGTATCTTTGTGATCATAATGGCTCTGGGGGTGGCCGATTCGCTGCATCTTGTCGGTCAGTATTACGAGGAACAATTGGCCATGCGCGGTCGAGATACACGCACGATTGTTGTCGATGCCTGTATGGCCCTTTGGTATCCGGTTCTGATAACATCTCTGACCGACATCGCCGGATTCCTGGCACTGTACATAACCGGAGTTATGCCGCCCATACGCTTTTTTGGATTGTTCACCTGTTTCGGTGTCGCCGGTGCGTTGATATATTCGTTCACCGTGATACCGGCCGGATTGGCCATCCTGCCTTTGAAGTCCAGTGGCGCCTTTACCTCAAGAGCATCGCACGCTGAAGGTGTTGCCGCTCTGGATCGACTTGGGAGGTTCATGTCGGTTCTGGGTACGCTGATTCATCGCAGGCGAAAGGTCGTTTTGGTGGTCGGGGTTGCATTGATAGGAGGAGCCTTCCTTGGATCGCTTAAGTTGGTCGTCAATGATTCACGCTTGCTGGCTTTTAAGGACGACCATCCGATGGTTCAGGCGACCAATGCGTTCAATGAACGATTCGATGGTACCAATCAGCTCAATATAGTTCTGTCATCCGCTGAACCTCGATACATGCTGGAGGCCCAGACGCTAAAGAAGATCGCTCGGTTGGAAGAGTTCACCGAGCAACTGCCCTTCGTGGGTGGGACCCACTCGCTGGTCGGTTGGGTCAAGCGCGCTCATCAGAAAATGAATCGGGACGATCCGGACTTCTTTGCTATCCCTGACGACCCAGGGGTGACCGGTTTCTATCTCGACGTGCTGAGGGCGCCAAGTTCGCCTATGTCGCGCCTGCTCAGTGAAGTGGTAGACGCCGACTACGGCTCGGCCAACCTGATCGTTCGCATGACCTCAAGTGAGTACGTTCATCAGCGTGAGACCATTACGGCGCTTCAGGGGTTCATCGACAGCACCTTCAGTGACGGCGCGCTCACGATCAGACTGGCCGGCCGGGCCAATCTCGATTACCACTGGTTGGGGTTGGTGCGTCAGACCCACATACGCAGCGTGCTGTTCTCTATCCTGTGCGTATTGCTGTTGACCGGGCTAATGTTCCGTTCGATGGTCGCCGGATTGCTGTGTACATTCACCGTGGCGGTGGCGGTGTTGGTCAACTATGCTGTAATGGGTATCGGTGGCATCGGCTTGGGCGTAGGTACATCAATGTTCGCATCTATCGCCATCGGAGCGGGCGTGAATTTCCCGATACACCTGCTGGATCGTCTGCGCCTTGAAGCCGGCGCACATACCGATGATGACGCCGGCGCCATACAACGTGCCCTTGCCTTCACCGGTCGTGCACTCTTTTTCACTGCCTTTGTAGTGGCCTTGGGTTTCTTGCTGTTGGCAGTCTCTGAGTTCAGCACGTTGGTGCGGTTTGGTCTGTTGATCGCCATTGCTATGCTGGTCAGCTTTGTTGTCAGCGTGACAGTATTACCGGCTATTGTCGCGGTGTGCAGGCCGCGATTCGTTTTTCAGCAGAAGAAGTGA
- a CDS encoding nitrilase encodes MTNSDDNLRYYAAACQTDFACPDTRKGIKANVDQMLRMIDWTVEGYGPFFNVKLLVFPEFAHTAPVYDSVDELRRKLTVEIPNEHTERYCQTARKLNLFIQTGTFLEEDPAFPNTVFNTTCLIGPDGILSRYRKVNPWLPWELHTSPADIEEYEPDLFPVVQTEIGNLGVAICYDWLFPETLRQLRLRGAEVLIRVSAYMDPWGATEPMDWWTVVNRCRALENTSYVVASNQAASIRNYPPFSWPGGSMVVDYDGRILAQADPGPFEKVVVAPIDIAALRHTRKTRKGHDFLSHRHARAYRMTEPGRE; translated from the coding sequence GTGACCAACTCGGATGACAACCTGCGCTACTATGCCGCTGCCTGCCAGACAGATTTCGCCTGCCCCGACACGCGCAAAGGTATCAAAGCCAACGTAGATCAGATGTTGCGCATGATTGACTGGACGGTGGAGGGCTACGGGCCGTTCTTCAACGTGAAGCTGCTGGTCTTCCCGGAGTTTGCCCACACCGCACCGGTTTATGATTCGGTCGACGAGTTACGTCGTAAGCTGACGGTGGAGATACCGAACGAACATACCGAACGCTACTGCCAGACGGCCAGGAAACTCAACCTGTTTATTCAAACCGGGACCTTCCTCGAAGAAGACCCGGCCTTTCCCAACACGGTCTTCAACACCACCTGTTTGATAGGACCCGACGGCATACTGTCCAGGTATCGCAAGGTCAATCCCTGGCTGCCGTGGGAGCTTCACACCAGCCCGGCCGACATTGAGGAGTACGAGCCCGACCTGTTCCCGGTGGTTCAAACCGAGATCGGTAACCTGGGGGTGGCTATTTGCTATGACTGGCTGTTTCCGGAAACGCTCAGGCAACTCAGGCTGCGTGGGGCCGAGGTGCTCATCAGGGTCTCGGCTTACATGGATCCCTGGGGCGCCACCGAGCCGATGGATTGGTGGACGGTGGTCAACAGGTGTCGTGCTTTGGAGAACACTTCCTACGTCGTTGCCTCCAACCAGGCCGCGTCGATCAGGAACTACCCACCCTTTTCATGGCCGGGCGGCAGTATGGTAGTCGATTACGATGGTCGTATTCTGGCTCAGGCTGATCCCGGACCGTTTGAGAAAGTTGTGGTCGCACCGATTGACATTGCCGCCCTGCGGCACACCCGCAAGACTCGAAAGGGACATGATTTCTTGTCGCATCGTCACGCCCGCGCCTACCGGATGACTGAACCCGGCAGGGAGTAA
- a CDS encoding FG-GAP-like repeat-containing protein, protein MAIRTNNFLPGLSCLGTLMLVSAVVTGADNPDLIRTRNQGAAYYENQDYPDAVPPFESCVEFEDAVAADWINLGLAYYRTKQWEEAVEALETADSDEDSYPHIAYALGLILKKNDAFEAAAERFEKVVAQDPAEAPAYYSLGVMYQKLGRDDDAERAFQAVVRHDPQHASAHYYLFKYAKAAGRRDEAKREMRIFSRLQREIPDKQRTEAVYEESQYLTPIIPPHQSFMPADSDHRGRIRFVDVTKEAGLHGPSPFDTDSLNYPQVYQISSLDGSTCLVDLDGDNDLDLYVVRCSDERSPGNRLYLNDGSGHFSDVSSGSGAANTSCGHYAVAGDIDNNGTVDIVLFNYREIKVLSNDGTAHFTDLSDRAGLRDSTVVGDAELIDYDHDGDLDLLIGVYGSPGQSRDGWMMYVDKPEVGFDRWRDLMPETNRIYRNNGDGSFTKVEDSVWGNEVQAWTIDVECGDFDNDDDTDWLSVNVNAPCQLHLNLRQGQFATSEPLGEEGAERGTACDFDNDGDLDVLLVRAKGAHLYLNSGDATFTEKRLPILTKAVTDANISAVRPFDFDNDGLIDITMTYDKGDPSFHVNLGQNEFQLLTNGPALTTAFSAWEPDHLTVGDIDNDGDLDLVGHNNRILPFILENRGGESANWLKVQPVGIRVPKQGIGAKLEIKAGPYYQRRDVHQWPVHFGLGEVDKIDVLRITWTNGIVQNMVDVPTNEIYKVEEIVRTDASCPFLFTFDGEKFNYINDILGVSAMGVPLDEGFYHHPDPDEYVRIDGTMLAPFDGRYLLRLAAELKETVYLDQVKLIAVDHPSNVDVYPNERFSEPPFMEPGLHTVKERRHPVAATDYQGNNILPLIEKTDHRYPSNIPMSSYDGLAQRHWFEFDLGDLRGHETITMFLTGWIYWSSASANVAISQNRQVGFEVVSLSVPDADGEWITVIDDIGLPNGKNSTIPVHLSGLFPSDDFRVRLTTNLVVYWDEVFFTVGTESYPADQIECRLSTADLHYRGFSNMRQDSLGMEFFDYAAVNKMGPWRQHSGRYTRYGEVSELLTEPDDRYVIYGPGEEISFEFEAPPLPKDGWRRDFFLYAFGWIKDGDPNTVHSVTVGPLPFIDMPGYPYDSSLSGRADEIAGDLADWLTREQVRTVRPLR, encoded by the coding sequence TTGGCCATTCGAACGAACAATTTTCTGCCTGGACTTTCGTGCCTCGGTACACTGATGCTGGTATCGGCAGTAGTCACTGGTGCCGACAATCCCGACCTGATTCGCACCCGCAACCAGGGGGCGGCCTACTATGAGAATCAGGACTACCCGGACGCGGTGCCGCCGTTTGAGAGCTGCGTGGAGTTCGAGGACGCCGTGGCGGCAGATTGGATCAACCTCGGGCTGGCCTACTATCGAACCAAACAATGGGAAGAAGCCGTTGAGGCGCTTGAGACGGCGGACAGTGACGAGGATAGCTATCCGCATATCGCCTACGCACTCGGATTGATCCTCAAAAAGAACGATGCCTTCGAAGCAGCCGCAGAGCGATTTGAAAAAGTCGTCGCCCAGGACCCGGCCGAAGCGCCGGCCTATTACAGTCTGGGTGTCATGTACCAAAAACTGGGTCGTGATGATGATGCTGAGCGAGCCTTTCAAGCGGTCGTGCGCCATGATCCCCAACATGCCAGCGCCCACTACTATTTGTTCAAGTATGCCAAAGCAGCCGGACGACGTGACGAAGCCAAACGAGAGATGCGAATCTTCAGCCGACTGCAACGTGAGATACCGGACAAACAACGCACCGAGGCCGTCTACGAAGAATCGCAATACCTCACGCCCATTATCCCACCCCACCAGAGTTTCATGCCCGCCGATAGCGACCATCGTGGCAGGATCAGGTTCGTGGATGTTACCAAAGAGGCGGGGCTGCATGGACCGTCACCGTTTGACACTGACTCATTAAATTACCCACAAGTCTATCAGATCAGTTCACTTGATGGTAGCACCTGCTTGGTTGACCTTGATGGCGACAATGATCTGGACTTGTACGTCGTTAGGTGCAGTGATGAGCGATCGCCTGGTAATAGGCTGTATCTAAATGACGGATCCGGCCACTTCTCGGACGTCAGCTCCGGATCTGGGGCCGCCAACACAAGTTGCGGCCATTACGCGGTTGCAGGTGATATCGATAACAACGGTACTGTTGATATTGTACTGTTCAATTACCGTGAGATCAAAGTGCTTAGCAACGATGGAACAGCTCACTTCACCGACCTGTCCGATCGAGCAGGTCTTAGAGACTCCACTGTGGTCGGAGATGCCGAGTTGATAGACTACGACCACGACGGAGACCTGGACTTACTTATTGGTGTTTACGGATCACCGGGACAGTCACGCGATGGCTGGATGATGTACGTCGACAAGCCGGAGGTTGGATTTGACCGATGGCGTGATCTTATGCCCGAGACAAATCGTATTTATCGCAATAACGGGGACGGCAGTTTTACAAAAGTCGAAGACAGCGTCTGGGGAAACGAAGTACAGGCATGGACTATCGATGTAGAGTGCGGTGACTTCGATAATGATGATGACACCGATTGGTTATCGGTCAATGTCAACGCTCCTTGTCAGCTTCACCTCAACCTACGGCAGGGGCAATTCGCTACTTCCGAACCACTCGGCGAGGAGGGCGCGGAAAGGGGGACGGCCTGCGACTTTGACAACGATGGCGACCTGGATGTTCTTCTTGTCAGGGCAAAAGGCGCACACCTTTACTTGAACAGCGGTGATGCAACTTTCACAGAGAAGCGTTTGCCGATCCTTACAAAAGCAGTCACCGACGCCAACATTTCCGCGGTTCGGCCGTTTGACTTCGATAACGACGGGCTTATCGACATCACTATGACATACGATAAGGGCGACCCGAGTTTTCATGTCAACCTTGGCCAGAACGAGTTTCAGCTTCTCACTAACGGGCCGGCACTAACCACCGCTTTTTCAGCTTGGGAACCCGATCATCTTACCGTTGGAGACATCGATAACGATGGTGACCTGGATTTGGTTGGACACAACAACCGTATCCTGCCCTTCATTCTCGAAAACCGGGGTGGCGAAAGCGCCAACTGGCTCAAAGTGCAGCCGGTGGGAATACGGGTGCCAAAGCAGGGCATCGGCGCCAAACTTGAAATCAAAGCCGGACCCTACTACCAACGCCGAGACGTTCACCAATGGCCGGTGCATTTTGGACTCGGCGAGGTGGACAAAATCGACGTGCTGCGCATCACCTGGACCAACGGAATCGTGCAAAACATGGTCGACGTGCCCACCAACGAAATCTACAAGGTCGAAGAAATCGTCCGCACCGACGCATCGTGCCCCTTCCTGTTCACGTTCGACGGTGAAAAGTTTAACTACATTAATGACATCCTCGGCGTGTCGGCGATGGGCGTGCCGCTTGACGAAGGGTTCTATCACCACCCCGACCCGGATGAGTATGTCCGTATCGATGGCACCATGCTCGCGCCTTTCGACGGTCGTTACCTGCTCAGGCTGGCCGCCGAATTGAAAGAGACAGTTTACCTCGACCAGGTGAAACTCATTGCCGTAGATCATCCATCGAACGTCGACGTCTACCCCAACGAACGGTTCAGCGAGCCGCCGTTTATGGAACCCGGCTTGCACACCGTGAAAGAAAGACGTCACCCTGTTGCAGCCACCGACTACCAAGGCAACAACATCCTGCCGCTTATTGAGAAAACCGACCACAGGTATCCGTCTAACATTCCAATGAGCAGCTATGACGGATTGGCCCAACGGCACTGGTTCGAATTCGATCTCGGTGACCTGCGCGGGCATGAGACGATCACGATGTTTCTCACCGGATGGATCTACTGGTCGTCGGCCTCGGCCAATGTAGCTATCTCGCAGAACCGTCAGGTTGGTTTTGAAGTTGTCAGCCTGAGTGTCCCGGATGCCGACGGTGAATGGATCACGGTAATCGACGACATCGGCCTGCCAAACGGCAAGAACTCCACTATTCCGGTGCATCTGTCGGGACTCTTTCCCTCTGATGACTTTCGCGTCCGCTTGACCACTAACCTGGTCGTTTACTGGGATGAAGTTTTTTTCACGGTGGGGACCGAAAGCTATCCCGCCGATCAGATCGAATGTAGACTATCGACAGCCGATCTTCACTATCGCGGTTTCTCGAACATGCGACAAGACTCGCTGGGTATGGAGTTTTTTGATTACGCCGCAGTCAACAAGATGGGACCCTGGCGCCAGCACTCAGGGCGATACACACGCTACGGCGAGGTCTCGGAACTTCTCACCGAACCGGATGATCGCTATGTCATCTATGGACCGGGTGAGGAGATATCTTTCGAGTTTGAAGCGCCACCCCTTCCGAAAGACGGCTGGCGGCGCGACTTTTTTCTGTATGCCTTCGGTTGGATCAAGGACGGCGATCCCAACACCGTCCATTCGGTGACTGTCGGACCGCTGCCGTTTATCGATATGCCCGGCTACCCGTATGACTCCAGCCTCTCCGGGCGGGCCGATGAAATCGCCGGCGACCTCGCCGACTGGTTGACCAGAGAACAGGTCCGCACCGTGAGACCGTTGCGTTGA